A genomic window from Caldicellulosiruptor kronotskyensis 2002 includes:
- a CDS encoding ribulokinase has product MAKFSIGIDFGTQSGRAVLVNVETGEEVATSVKEYTHGVMDESLPDGTKLPHDWALQHPQDYIEVLATTVPDVLKKAGVSKDDVIGIGIDFTACTMLPIKKDGTPLCMIDKFKSNPHAYVKLWKHHAAQKYANKLNQIAQERGEKFLQRYGGKISSEWLFPKIMQILEEAPEVYEEADKFIEAADWIVFKMTGVEKRNSCTAGYKAIWSKREGYPSKEFFKALHPRLENVVDEKLSRDIYPIGQKAGELTEEMAKLIGLNPGTAVAIANVDAHVSVPAVGITDIGKMLMIIGTSTCHMLLWNEEKMVPGICGYVEDGILPGFYGYEAGQSCVGDHFEWFVENCVPAQYHDEAKQKGLNIYQLLKEKAKGLKPGQSGLLALDWWNGNRSILVDADLTGMMLGMTLTTKPEEMYRALIEATAYGTKIIIDNFNEHGVEVRELYACGGIAEKDELLMQIYADVTGLEIKVSASPQTPALGSAMFGAVAAGKERGGYDSIFEAAKKMAKLKDYSYKPNLQNHEVYKKLYREYRTLHDYFGRGANDVMKRLKEIKDEVSKM; this is encoded by the coding sequence ATGGCAAAGTTCAGTATAGGAATTGATTTTGGGACACAGTCAGGAAGGGCAGTGCTTGTTAATGTTGAGACAGGAGAAGAGGTTGCAACAAGTGTGAAAGAGTACACTCACGGAGTTATGGACGAGAGCTTGCCAGACGGTACAAAACTTCCTCATGACTGGGCACTTCAACATCCACAGGATTATATAGAAGTCTTGGCAACAACCGTTCCAGATGTCTTGAAAAAAGCAGGTGTTTCCAAAGACGATGTGATTGGAATAGGAATTGACTTTACAGCCTGCACAATGCTTCCTATCAAAAAAGATGGAACACCGCTTTGCATGATAGACAAGTTCAAATCAAATCCTCATGCCTATGTTAAGCTGTGGAAACACCATGCTGCTCAAAAATATGCAAATAAGCTAAACCAAATAGCACAAGAGCGAGGAGAAAAATTCTTACAAAGGTATGGCGGAAAGATTTCATCCGAATGGCTATTCCCCAAAATCATGCAGATTTTAGAAGAAGCACCAGAAGTCTATGAAGAGGCAGACAAATTTATAGAAGCTGCTGACTGGATTGTGTTTAAGATGACAGGGGTTGAAAAGAGAAACTCATGCACAGCTGGATATAAAGCTATCTGGAGCAAGAGGGAAGGATATCCTTCAAAAGAATTTTTCAAAGCACTTCATCCAAGGCTTGAAAATGTTGTTGATGAAAAGCTGTCACGCGATATATACCCGATTGGTCAAAAAGCTGGTGAGCTCACAGAAGAGATGGCAAAGCTAATAGGATTAAATCCTGGTACTGCTGTTGCAATTGCAAATGTTGATGCTCATGTGTCAGTTCCTGCTGTTGGGATTACTGATATTGGCAAGATGCTAATGATAATTGGAACATCTACATGCCACATGCTTTTGTGGAATGAAGAGAAGATGGTACCAGGAATTTGCGGATATGTTGAAGATGGAATCTTACCTGGTTTTTATGGGTATGAGGCAGGACAGAGCTGTGTTGGAGATCATTTTGAGTGGTTTGTTGAAAACTGCGTGCCAGCTCAATATCACGATGAGGCAAAACAAAAAGGACTCAACATATATCAGCTACTGAAAGAAAAAGCAAAGGGACTCAAGCCCGGCCAGAGTGGTCTTTTGGCGCTTGACTGGTGGAATGGTAACAGGTCAATTCTGGTTGATGCAGACCTCACTGGTATGATGCTTGGCATGACCTTGACTACAAAGCCAGAGGAGATGTACAGAGCACTGATTGAGGCAACGGCATATGGCACAAAGATAATAATTGATAACTTCAATGAGCACGGTGTTGAAGTAAGAGAACTTTATGCGTGTGGAGGAATTGCTGAAAAAGATGAGCTTTTGATGCAGATTTATGCTGATGTGACAGGGCTTGAAATAAAGGTTTCTGCATCACCTCAAACACCGGCACTTGGTTCTGCAATGTTTGGTGCTGTTGCTGCAGGAAAAGAAAGAGGTGGTTATGACAGCATATTTGAAGCTGCAAAGAAAATGGCAAAACTTAAAGACTATTCTTATAAACCAAATCTGCAAAACCATGAGGTTTACAAAAAGCTATACAGAGAATACAGAACACTTCACGACTATTTTGGAAGAGGAGCAAATGATGTAATGAAGAGACTAAAAGAGATAAAAGATGAAGTTTCGAAAATGTAA
- a CDS encoding L-ribulose-5-phosphate 4-epimerase, with protein MLESLKEIVCKYNLYLPKFGLVTWTSGNVSARDPETNLVVIKPSGVMYDDLTPDKMVVVDMDGNVVEGDLKPSTDTLTHLYVYKHMPHINAVVHTHSNYATAFAALGQPIKVYLTAIADEFGCEIPCGPYAQIGGEDIGKVIVEYIGESPAILLQNHGVFTIGKTVDEAVKAAVMVEDVAKTVFIAKMMGQPIEIPLDEVKRAHERYMTKYGQK; from the coding sequence ATGCTTGAAAGCTTAAAAGAGATTGTTTGCAAATACAATCTTTATCTTCCAAAATTTGGTCTTGTCACATGGACATCTGGTAATGTCTCAGCACGCGACCCTGAGACAAACCTTGTTGTTATAAAGCCATCGGGTGTAATGTATGATGATTTGACACCTGACAAAATGGTTGTTGTTGACATGGATGGAAATGTTGTTGAAGGAGATTTAAAGCCGTCAACAGATACACTAACTCATCTTTATGTATACAAACACATGCCGCACATAAATGCTGTTGTTCATACACATTCAAACTATGCAACAGCGTTTGCAGCTTTGGGTCAGCCAATAAAGGTGTATTTGACAGCAATTGCTGATGAGTTCGGCTGTGAGATTCCGTGCGGTCCGTACGCTCAAATTGGTGGTGAGGACATAGGAAAGGTGATAGTTGAGTATATAGGAGAAAGTCCGGCGATTCTTCTTCAGAACCATGGAGTTTTCACAATAGGTAAGACAGTTGATGAGGCTGTAAAAGCGGCTGTGATGGTTGAAGATGTTGCAAAGACAGTGTTTATTGCAAAGATGATGGGCCAGCCTATCGAGATTCCGCTTGATGAGGTAAAAAGAGCTCATGAGAGATACATGACAAAATATGGGCAAAAATAA
- a CDS encoding beta/alpha barrel domain-containing protein: MNVKFNQKTHILEIEYQFRDVEEPNLFRNIYPYNEVPRLVFNHRIVPMNVPERLYITDTTFRDGQQSRSPYTVDQICRIYDYLHELDNGSGVILHTEFFLYSKQDKEAVLKCLEKGYDFPKVTAWIRAKKEDFEIVKSLGIKETGILVSCSDYHIFKKLKMTRSQAMKQYLEIVSAALEAGIIPRCHFEDITRADFYGFVLPFINELMKLSKEANMPVKIRACDTLGLGSPIPGVALPRSVPQIIYGIVNYGEVPSEWLEWHGHNDFYKAVINSTMAWLYGASMVNTSLLGIGERTGNTPLEAMVMEYIQIRGSADGMNVAVISEIAEYFKKEIGYEIPPMTPFVGDNFNATRAGIHADGLMKDEEIYNIFDTGKILGKPPKVIIDAYSGIAGIVIWINRYFKDSGIDIQVDKKDPRVQKVKEWVDSQYENGRNTSISDEELKEVVSRIFGL; the protein is encoded by the coding sequence ATGAATGTAAAATTTAATCAAAAGACTCACATTCTTGAGATTGAGTATCAGTTCAGGGATGTTGAAGAGCCAAATCTTTTCAGGAACATCTATCCTTACAATGAGGTACCAAGGCTTGTTTTCAACCACAGAATTGTGCCAATGAATGTTCCTGAGCGGCTTTACATCACAGACACAACTTTCAGAGACGGCCAGCAATCACGCTCACCGTACACTGTTGATCAAATTTGTAGAATTTATGACTACTTGCATGAACTTGACAATGGGAGTGGCGTTATTCTTCACACAGAGTTTTTTTTGTACTCAAAACAGGACAAAGAAGCAGTTTTAAAGTGTTTAGAAAAAGGTTATGATTTTCCAAAAGTCACCGCTTGGATTCGGGCAAAAAAAGAGGATTTTGAGATTGTAAAGAGCCTTGGTATCAAGGAAACAGGAATTTTGGTTTCATGTTCTGACTATCATATCTTCAAAAAATTAAAGATGACAAGAAGTCAAGCAATGAAGCAATACTTAGAAATTGTGTCGGCAGCTTTAGAGGCAGGAATTATACCACGCTGCCATTTTGAAGACATCACAAGAGCTGATTTTTACGGATTTGTCTTGCCGTTTATTAATGAACTTATGAAACTTTCAAAAGAGGCAAATATGCCTGTGAAAATCAGAGCCTGTGACACACTGGGGCTTGGATCACCAATACCGGGTGTGGCTCTCCCAAGAAGTGTGCCTCAAATAATCTATGGTATTGTCAACTATGGTGAAGTGCCATCTGAGTGGCTTGAATGGCACGGGCACAACGATTTTTATAAGGCAGTCATAAACTCAACAATGGCATGGCTTTACGGTGCTTCAATGGTAAACACCTCACTATTGGGAATAGGTGAGCGAACTGGAAATACACCATTAGAGGCAATGGTGATGGAATATATTCAGATAAGAGGCAGTGCAGATGGCATGAATGTTGCTGTGATATCTGAAATTGCTGAGTATTTCAAAAAAGAAATCGGGTATGAGATTCCTCCAATGACGCCTTTTGTCGGTGACAACTTTAACGCAACACGGGCAGGAATCCATGCAGATGGACTTATGAAAGATGAGGAGATTTATAATATATTTGATACAGGAAAGATTCTGGGGAAGCCTCCTAAGGTGATTATAGATGCATACTCAGGCATTGCAGGAATTGTAATCTGGATAAATAGGTATTTCAAAGATAGCGGCATTGACATTCAGGTTGACAAAAAAGACCCAAGGGTTCAGAAGGTCAAAGAGTGGGTAGACAGTCAATATGAAAATGGAAGAAATACATCAATAAGTGATGAAGAGTTAAAAGAGGTTGTAAGTAGAATATTTGGACTGTAA
- the pabB gene encoding aminodeoxychorismate synthase component I, translated as MQILVYNTVVDPFLIFCHLKTDFSVLLESSMLSKRYGRYSFLFLKPKEVYILDEEDDVFEYLNQLSNKITSKYCPSDFIFNGGFAGYFSYNFGVDLFEIERKKDTSPIPKAYFGYFEDFVVIDHFEKKTYASFTSKALAQEFEMILISENLALPSFKRTCIERAWCNFEKSEYMQAVKRIKNYIFEGDVYQVNLSQRFFVKGVFDSDFLYFNLRKSNYGCYHAYIKLPKASVISTSPELFLRKRGDILITKPIKGTSKRGKTPEEDRILKKRLYNDIKCRSELLMIVDLERNDFAKICLPESIEVEKLFDVEEYSTVFHLVSTIKGKLLDGIDLKRIIEATFPGGSITGAPKLNAIKIIEELEKCPRGIYCGSIGYISNNFNMDFNIAIRTLVIEQDTAYFSVGGGIVWDSQEEEEWWETIHKGRPFIEILGINNLTFM; from the coding sequence GTGCAGATTTTGGTTTATAACACAGTAGTTGACCCATTTTTGATTTTTTGTCATCTGAAAACCGATTTTTCAGTTTTGCTTGAGAGCAGTATGTTAAGCAAAAGGTATGGAAGATATTCTTTTTTGTTTTTAAAGCCCAAAGAAGTTTATATCTTAGATGAAGAGGATGATGTTTTTGAGTATTTAAACCAACTTTCAAATAAAATAACAAGTAAATATTGCCCTTCTGACTTTATCTTCAATGGAGGTTTTGCAGGATATTTTTCTTACAACTTTGGTGTTGACCTTTTTGAAATTGAAAGAAAAAAAGATACTTCTCCTATCCCCAAAGCGTATTTTGGATATTTTGAAGATTTTGTTGTTATTGACCACTTTGAAAAAAAGACATATGCTTCTTTTACATCTAAAGCTTTAGCACAAGAATTCGAAATGATCCTAATAAGTGAAAACCTTGCTCTGCCAAGCTTTAAAAGAACCTGCATTGAAAGAGCTTGGTGCAACTTTGAAAAGTCAGAATACATGCAAGCGGTGAAAAGAATAAAGAATTATATTTTTGAAGGTGATGTTTACCAAGTAAATCTTTCACAGCGCTTTTTTGTAAAAGGAGTATTTGACTCTGACTTTTTGTATTTTAACCTCAGAAAAAGTAACTATGGCTGTTACCATGCATATATAAAGCTTCCAAAAGCATCTGTAATATCAACATCGCCCGAACTTTTTTTAAGAAAAAGAGGAGATATCCTCATAACCAAACCAATAAAAGGTACATCTAAACGTGGAAAAACCCCAGAAGAAGATAGAATTTTAAAAAAGCGGCTATATAACGATATAAAGTGCAGGTCAGAGCTTTTGATGATTGTTGACCTTGAGAGAAACGATTTTGCTAAGATATGTTTGCCAGAGTCCATTGAGGTTGAAAAACTTTTTGATGTTGAAGAATACTCAACAGTTTTTCATCTTGTTTCAACTATAAAGGGAAAGCTTCTTGATGGTATAGATTTAAAAAGGATAATTGAAGCAACCTTTCCAGGCGGGTCAATAACAGGTGCACCAAAACTGAATGCTATAAAGATTATAGAGGAGCTTGAAAAGTGTCCGCGGGGGATATACTGTGGTTCTATTGGTTATATCTCAAACAATTTCAACATGGATTTTAACATTGCAATCAGAACGCTTGTTATAGAACAGGACACAGCATACTTTAGTGTTGGGGGCGGAATTGTTTGGGACTCTCAAGAAGAGGAAGAGTGGTGGGAGACAATCCACAAAGGAAGACCGTTTATAGAAATTTTAGGAATTAATAATTTAACATTTATGTAA
- a CDS encoding 4Fe-4S binding protein, whose amino-acid sequence MRKKVMPTQILRFFIQLISFIFFPLSFAMLLSQIKSLYLAFLGKENFQFNQNFIMLIVTLIITIFLGRFFCGWVCAFGSILEWIHFLGKKIFKKTFEMPKKLDSFLKMIKYLVLVYLIVIVWTFGKTFYADPWDAFDNLLSLNFDIKTYLPSFVFFVFVLILSLFVNRAHCRYFCPLGAIFNIISRAKLLFVKKVDKNCGKCRICTSACPMGIDMNNVENYKGECIACVKCVESCPMLNIELNIAKTKIDPRYTSAAAIAGVFSVASFFATASSIELLNQKFTSSKSSTTFSQSIQSENNTGLQENQTESENTGLATQNSQETTTQNSASKIYRDGTYTGEGFGYRPGLVVQVTIKNDKITDIQIISHHETPSFAQLPFEIIPKEIIESQSTNVDIISGATRTSYGIIMAVEDALSKAKIENDESAQN is encoded by the coding sequence GTGAGAAAAAAAGTAATGCCAACACAAATACTAAGGTTTTTCATCCAGCTTATTTCATTTATTTTCTTTCCTCTTTCTTTTGCAATGCTTCTATCTCAAATAAAAAGTCTGTATTTAGCCTTTTTGGGCAAGGAAAACTTTCAATTTAATCAGAACTTTATAATGCTTATTGTAACCCTGATTATCACAATCTTTTTGGGAAGGTTTTTTTGCGGCTGGGTATGTGCGTTCGGAAGCATTTTAGAATGGATACATTTTTTGGGCAAGAAAATCTTTAAAAAGACATTTGAAATGCCTAAAAAATTAGATAGCTTTCTTAAAATGATAAAATACCTTGTGCTTGTGTACCTCATTGTAATTGTGTGGACGTTTGGAAAAACTTTTTATGCTGACCCCTGGGATGCCTTTGACAACCTGCTTTCTTTGAATTTTGATATAAAGACATACTTGCCAAGCTTTGTATTTTTTGTGTTTGTATTAATCTTGAGCCTTTTTGTAAACAGAGCCCATTGCAGATACTTCTGCCCACTTGGTGCAATCTTCAATATAATCTCCAGAGCAAAACTTTTATTTGTCAAAAAGGTAGACAAAAACTGTGGAAAGTGCAGAATATGCACTAGTGCTTGCCCAATGGGAATAGATATGAACAATGTCGAAAATTACAAAGGCGAGTGCATAGCGTGTGTAAAATGCGTTGAAAGCTGTCCAATGTTAAATATTGAGCTGAACATCGCAAAGACCAAAATAGACCCACGGTATACCTCTGCCGCAGCCATTGCAGGCGTGTTTTCAGTTGCAAGCTTTTTTGCTACTGCTTCTTCTATTGAACTATTGAACCAAAAATTTACATCTTCAAAATCTTCAACAACTTTTTCACAAAGTATTCAATCTGAAAATAACACGGGCTTGCAAGAAAATCAAACTGAATCAGAAAATACAGGCCTTGCTACACAAAATTCTCAGGAAACTACCACACAAAATTCTGCCTCTAAAATTTACAGAGATGGAACATATACAGGCGAAGGTTTTGGATACAGACCAGGGCTTGTTGTTCAGGTTACAATCAAAAACGATAAAATTACAGATATCCAGATAATCTCTCATCACGAAACACCAAGCTTTGCACAGCTGCCATTTGAGATCATTCCAAAAGAGATAATAGAGTCTCAGTCAACAAATGTTGATATTATCTCTGGTGCGACAAGAACGTCTTATGGTATTATCATGGCAGTTGAAGACGCACTCAGTAAGGCAAAAATTGAAAATGATGAGTCGGCACAAAATTAA
- a CDS encoding GntR family transcriptional regulator, whose protein sequence is MIKINLYIQDDGKMSKTKYELIKDFIIEGINSGKFKEGEKIYSENMLARKFKVSRHTVRRAIMELEFEGLLVSLKGRGTFVAKKSADSSKCIAVLTTFISDYIFPLIIRGIEKVIAHEGYGLLLFSTDNSYEFERYHLESIINNPNIDAVIIEPTKSALPSKNLELYKKLIQKDIPVIFINTILEEVTQNYIITKDQSAVYKLTTNLIKNGCKRLFGVFKGDDLQGIKRYRGFEKACKEANVEFDAIFFTSEEYNFVHKRAAEVISREKFDAVVCYNDKIALPLCVKLKEMGFRIPQDISVTGFDNSLLATLTDIKLTTVEHPKEKLGEMAAKATIAMIKKNKVHVSEEIECEIIYRNSTRGGIQECLKA, encoded by the coding sequence ATGATTAAAATAAACTTGTATATACAAGATGATGGTAAAATGAGTAAGACAAAATATGAATTGATAAAGGATTTCATAATTGAGGGTATTAATTCTGGCAAATTTAAAGAGGGAGAAAAGATTTATTCAGAGAATATGCTTGCAAGGAAGTTCAAAGTTTCGCGGCACACTGTAAGAAGAGCTATAATGGAGCTTGAATTTGAAGGGCTTTTGGTATCGCTAAAAGGAAGAGGCACGTTTGTTGCAAAAAAGAGTGCAGACAGTTCTAAATGTATCGCAGTTCTTACAACATTTATCTCTGACTATATCTTTCCACTAATTATAAGGGGAATTGAAAAGGTTATAGCACATGAAGGTTACGGACTTTTACTATTTTCAACAGACAATAGTTACGAGTTTGAAAGATACCACTTGGAAAGTATAATCAACAACCCCAATATTGATGCTGTTATAATAGAACCCACAAAAAGTGCGCTGCCATCCAAAAATCTGGAACTTTACAAAAAGCTTATACAAAAAGACATACCTGTTATATTCATAAACACCATCTTAGAAGAAGTGACTCAAAACTATATAATAACAAAAGACCAATCGGCTGTATATAAACTTACTACCAACCTTATAAAAAATGGGTGTAAAAGACTTTTTGGTGTGTTCAAAGGTGATGACCTGCAAGGAATAAAAAGGTACCGTGGGTTTGAAAAAGCCTGCAAAGAAGCCAATGTAGAATTTGATGCAATCTTTTTCACAAGTGAGGAATACAATTTTGTTCACAAAAGGGCAGCAGAGGTTATATCAAGAGAAAAGTTTGATGCAGTTGTCTGTTACAACGACAAGATTGCTCTTCCTCTTTGTGTTAAGCTAAAAGAAATGGGATTTAGAATTCCCCAGGATATATCTGTTACAGGGTTTGACAATTCACTTTTAGCAACATTAACAGATATAAAGCTCACAACAGTTGAACATCCTAAGGAAAAGCTTGGTGAGATGGCAGCAAAAGCCACTATTGCAATGATAAAGAAAAATAAAGTGCATGTAAGTGAAGAAATAGAGTGTGAGATTATTTACAGGAATTCTACAAGAGGAGGAATACAGGAATGCTTGAAAGCTTAA
- a CDS encoding DUF362 domain-containing protein, with protein sequence MAKSKVYFTDFKTKPGYNMLDKLENLVKKAGIETIDFKNKFVAIKVHFGEPGNLAYIRPNYVARIVKLIKSLGGKPFVTDANTLYTGRRSNALDHLEAAYENGFNPLVLGCHVIIADGLKGTEYREIEVNLKHTQKAKIGSAIADADIIISMNHFKGHEMTGFGGAIKNIGMGSGSRGGKLFMHSSSKPVIKTSKCVGCGMCVKSCAQLAITLNEKKKAVIDYEKCVGCGQCVAVCQFGAATVRWDEAASIASEKIAEYTYAVLKDKPNFHINFIMNISPDCDCWSHNDIPIAPDIGIAASFDPVALDKACVDLVNSSAFTPAGSAFEKAKHIEIDGKIDRFKSIHPDTDWQVALKHAQEIGLGSMEYELVKI encoded by the coding sequence ATGGCAAAATCAAAGGTGTATTTCACAGATTTTAAAACCAAACCGGGGTACAATATGCTTGACAAGCTTGAAAACCTTGTGAAAAAAGCAGGAATTGAAACAATAGATTTTAAAAACAAGTTTGTTGCTATCAAGGTCCACTTTGGAGAACCAGGCAATCTTGCGTATATAAGACCAAACTACGTTGCAAGGATTGTAAAACTTATCAAAAGTCTTGGTGGCAAGCCTTTTGTAACAGATGCAAACACACTTTACACAGGAAGAAGGAGCAATGCTTTAGACCATTTAGAAGCAGCTTACGAAAATGGGTTTAACCCGCTTGTGCTTGGCTGTCATGTAATAATTGCAGATGGGCTAAAAGGTACAGAGTACAGAGAGATTGAGGTGAATCTCAAGCACACCCAAAAAGCAAAGATAGGTTCTGCCATCGCAGATGCTGATATTATAATTTCAATGAACCACTTCAAAGGTCATGAGATGACAGGGTTTGGTGGTGCAATCAAGAACATTGGAATGGGCTCAGGCTCTCGCGGTGGAAAGCTTTTTATGCACTCATCCTCAAAGCCGGTTATAAAGACATCAAAATGTGTTGGCTGCGGAATGTGCGTCAAAAGCTGTGCTCAGCTTGCTATAACTTTGAATGAGAAGAAAAAAGCTGTCATTGACTATGAAAAATGTGTTGGATGTGGTCAGTGCGTTGCAGTTTGTCAGTTTGGCGCAGCAACTGTAAGATGGGATGAGGCAGCATCAATCGCAAGTGAAAAGATTGCTGAGTATACCTATGCAGTTTTAAAAGACAAACCCAATTTTCATATAAACTTTATAATGAACATTTCACCTGATTGCGACTGCTGGTCACACAATGATATTCCCATTGCACCAGACATTGGCATTGCAGCATCATTTGACCCTGTTGCACTTGACAAAGCATGTGTTGACCTTGTAAATAGTTCTGCATTCACACCAGCTGGGTCTGCATTTGAAAAGGCAAAACATATTGAGATTGACGGCAAAATTGACAGATTCAAGAGTATTCATCCTGACACAGACTGGCAAGTAGCACTAAAACATGCTCAGGAGATTGGACTTGGAAGTATGGAGTATGAACTTGTAAAAATATAG
- a CDS encoding aminotransferase class IV — MEEFFRWYSFVLIPFETVYFDKKGVHFLFEHFKRFKRAFWILGVEFDLEFEKFKQAIERYMVSCGRDYGGMRVLYVDGNLILEQKEIRYSRALFQKGFELKIARTRKDKANILNYIKTTNIGVNLIEEKSAKNKGFDSCLFLNQDGFICEAAFANIFFRRDKVIYTPHISCGLLPGIVRKHVIRVSEKLGYIVRKAFLKIEDIKDMDECFITSSIAGIFPVLRIENIEFKQRSFAEYLLSMDKFNRPWVS; from the coding sequence TTGGAAGAGTTTTTTCGGTGGTATAGTTTTGTATTGATTCCTTTTGAGACAGTTTATTTTGACAAAAAAGGTGTGCATTTTTTGTTTGAACACTTTAAAAGATTTAAAAGAGCCTTCTGGATACTTGGAGTTGAGTTTGATTTGGAGTTTGAAAAGTTCAAACAAGCTATAGAAAGGTATATGGTTTCTTGTGGTAGAGATTATGGTGGGATGAGGGTTTTATATGTTGATGGCAATTTGATTTTGGAGCAAAAGGAAATAAGATACAGCAGAGCTCTTTTCCAAAAGGGATTTGAGCTGAAAATCGCACGCACAAGAAAGGATAAAGCCAATATACTTAACTACATAAAAACTACCAATATAGGTGTGAATTTGATAGAAGAAAAAAGTGCCAAAAACAAAGGATTTGACAGCTGTCTTTTTCTCAATCAAGATGGTTTTATATGCGAGGCAGCGTTTGCCAACATCTTTTTTAGAAGAGATAAGGTTATTTACACACCTCACATTTCGTGCGGACTGCTTCCCGGCATTGTAAGAAAACATGTAATAAGAGTATCTGAAAAATTAGGATATATAGTAAGAAAAGCTTTTTTGAAAATAGAAGATATCAAAGATATGGATGAGTGCTTTATTACAAGCAGCATAGCAGGTATTTTCCCTGTTTTGCGGATTGAAAATATTGAGTTTAAACAGAGAAGTTTTGCAGAGTATTTACTGAGCATGGATAAATTTAACCGCCCATGGGTTAGCTAA
- a CDS encoding anthranilate synthase component II: protein MKVLIVDNFDSFTYNLYNYFLRLKVSTTVINRDKITTEKILQLNPTHIVLSPGPGRPTDDKILFEIIDKFKESKSILGVCLGHQAIGMFFGAKLKKARRPMHGIVDTVFHDQKGVFENLKNPLRVVRYHSLVIDDVDSTQLTITAVSKEGEVMGIRHKRFKIEGVQFHPESIATQHGLLMLKNFLKG, encoded by the coding sequence ATGAAGGTTTTGATTGTTGACAATTTTGATTCGTTTACATATAATCTCTATAACTATTTTTTAAGACTCAAGGTGTCTACCACTGTAATAAACCGAGATAAGATTACCACAGAAAAAATCTTGCAGCTAAACCCTACTCACATTGTCCTTTCCCCTGGACCAGGAAGACCTACTGACGATAAAATTTTGTTTGAAATCATAGATAAATTTAAAGAGTCAAAAAGTATTCTTGGTGTATGTCTTGGACATCAGGCAATTGGCATGTTCTTTGGGGCAAAACTAAAAAAAGCAAGAAGGCCTATGCATGGGATTGTAGATACAGTATTTCATGACCAAAAAGGAGTATTTGAAAATCTCAAAAACCCTCTGCGCGTTGTGCGATACCACTCTCTTGTGATAGATGATGTTGACAGCACGCAGCTTACCATCACAGCAGTATCAAAAGAGGGAGAGGTTATGGGTATAAGACACAAAAGGTTTAAAATAGAAGGTGTGCAGTTTCATCCTGAATCAATTGCAACTCAGCATGGGCTTTTGATGCTTAAAAATTTTTTAAAAGGGTGA